The Chanos chanos chromosome 6, fChaCha1.1, whole genome shotgun sequence genome includes a region encoding these proteins:
- the tmem120ab gene encoding transmembrane protein 120A-like, which translates to MSSSLTAALQEWESLDKEFRKIQETQRIYMQKLDEISKLQQNFTTSITQHKKNLQDLSKSLDKCKKGLTEDETKTLEGIKSQIRERPNNFSEMEAFLPKKNGLYLRLVLGNVNVNLLSKQSKSAYKDEYEKFKLYVTITLFLMAFLCLFFVSSRLFDALLNFLLVWYYCTLTIRESILISNGSRIKGWWVFHHYVSTVLSGVMLTWPDGEQYQLFRNQFLTYCLYQNFVQFLQYYYQNGCLYRLKALGERRNLDLTVEGFQSWMWRGLTFLLPFLFFGQFWQLYNSVTLFRMAQVTEKKEWQMSMCGLSFLVLFLGNFLTTLAVVRHKLKSQTQGKPKTP; encoded by the exons ATGTCTTCAAGCTTAACGGCTGCCTTGCAGGAATGGGAGAGCCTTGATAAAGAGTTTCGGAAGATTCAG GAAACTCAACGGATTTACATGCAGAAGCTGGATGAAATCTCCAAGCTTCAGCAGAATTTCACAACCTCCATAACTCAACACAAAAAGAATCTACAGGATTTATCCAAATCTTTGGACAA GTGCAAGAAAGGGCTTACCGAAGATGAGACCAAAACATTAGAGGGAATAAAATCACAGATTCGAGAGAGACCAAACAATTTCTCCGAAATGGAGGCTTTCCTTCCAAAGAAAAATGG ACTGTATCTCAGACTTGTTCTTGGAAATGTAAACGTAAATCTGCTGAGCAAGCAATCAAA aTCAGCCTACAAAGATGAATATGAAAAATTCAAGCTCTATGTCACTATTACCCTCTTTCTGATGGCcttcctgtgtctgttttttgtaaGTTCCAG ACTATTCGATGCACTCCTGAACTTCCTTCTGGTCTGGTACTATTGCACCCTGACAATCCGAGAGAGCATCCTTATCAGCAATGGATCCAG AATCAAAGGCTGGTGGGTCTTCCACCACTACGTCTCGACCGTTCTGTCTGGAGTCATGCTGACGTG GCCTGATGGTGAACAGTACCAGCTTTTCAGGAACCAGTTCCTCACATACTGCTTATATCAga ATTTTGTACAGTTTCTTCAGTACTACTATCAAAATGGATGTCTGTACAGACTCAAAGCTCTGGGAGAAAGACGTAACCTGGACCTGACTGTAG AGGGATTTCAGTCTTGGATGTGGCGAGGGCTGACCTTCTTGCTTCCCTTTCTGTTCTTTGGtcaa TTCTGGCAGCTTTACAATAGTGTCACTCTGTTCAGAATGGCCCAggtcacagagaaaaaggagTGGCAG ATGTCCATGTGTGGGCTCTCCTTCCTGGTTCTGTTCCTTGGCAACTTCCTTACCACTCTTGCTGTGGTTCGACACAAATTAAAGAGCCAGACACAAGGAAAGCCCAAAACTCCTTAA
- the gdpd1 gene encoding lysophospholipase D GDPD1, whose amino-acid sequence MSAAVYVLSTVTGYVLTSALLLKCPSLLHRKKRVAFRSRHISHRGGAGENLENTMAAFKHAVLLGTDMLELDCHLTKDEEVVVLHDSNLKRSTGVSAYISDLTYAELPPYLCRLGVTFQKECYCEGGEDKQIPLLRDVFEAFPKTPINIDIKVDNDILIKKVSDLVIKYDREDLTVWGNSSNKIVQKCYKENPRIPVLFSMPRVLLLLGLFYTGLLPFVPLKEQFLEIPMPSIITKLRDPDRMTRSQRFITWLADILLMRKSLFDHLTARGVQVYLWVLNDEEDFRRAFDLGATGIMTDFPTKLKEFMEKQNTPKSN is encoded by the exons ATGAGTGCCGCGGTTTACGTTTTGTCCACGGTGACTGGATATGTTCTCACCTCTGCTTTACTACTGAAATGTCCGTCACTTCTGCATCGAAAGAAGCGGGTTGCTTTTCGCAGCAGACATATATCGCATCGCGGTG GTGCTGGGGAAAACCTGGAGAATACCATGGCAGCCTTTAAACA TGCAGTACTTCTCGGCACCGACATGTTGGAGCTGGATTGTCATCTAACTAAAGATGAAGAGGTGGTGGTGTTACATGACTCTAACCTGAAAAGGTCGACTGGTGTGAGCGCCTACATCTCAGACCTGACATATGCT GAACTCCCACCTTATTTATGCAGGCTTGGAGTGACTTTTCAGAAAG AATGCTACTGTGAAGGAGGAGAGGATAAACAAATACCACTACTGAGGGATGTTTTTGAGGCTTTCCCCAAAACCCCCATCAACATTGACATCAAAGTAGACAATGACATCCTTATTAAGAAG GTCTCAGATTTGGTGATTAAATATGACAGAGAAGATCTGACAGTTTGGGGAAATTCTAGTAACAAGATTGTTCAGAAGTGCTACAAAGAG AATCCACGTATCCCAGTCTTGTTTAGTATGCCACGAGTGCTGCTGTTGCTGGGGCTGTTCTACACAGGCCTGCTGCCCTTCGTTCCCCTTAAGGAGCAGTTTCTGGAGATCCCCATGCCCTCCATCATCACCAA ACTGAGAGACCCTGACCGTATGACCAGGAGCCAGCGTTTCATAACTTGGTTGGCAGACAT CTTGCTAATGAGAAAATCCCTGTTTGATCACCTAACGGCCAGGGGGGTACAG GTATATTTATGGGTACTGAATGATGAGGAGGATTTCAGACGTGCTTTCGACCTCGGTGCCACAGGAATCATGACGGACTTCCCAACCAAGCTGAAGGAGTTCATGGAGAAACAGAACACTCCTAAATCCAACTGA
- the ypel2b gene encoding protein yippee-like 2 — protein MTRSKTFQAYLPSCHRTYSCIHCRAHLANHDELISKSFQGSQGRAYLFNSVVNVGCGPAEERVLLTGLHAVADIYCENCKTTLGWKYEHAFESSQKYKEGKFIIELAHMIKDNGWD, from the exons ATGACACGATCCAAGACCTTCCAGGCTTACCTGCCCAGCTGCCATCGTACCTACAGCTGCATCCACTGCAGAGCGCACCTGGCTAACCATGACGAGCTCATCTCCAAG TCTTTTCAAGGAAGTCAAGGCAGAGCTTATCTGTTCAACTCAGT AGTGAATGTGGGCTGTGGGCCAGCGGAAGAGAGGGTTCTGCTAACAGGTTTACACGCCGTAGCAGATATCTACTGTGAAAACTGCAAGACCACTCTTGGCTGGAAATAT GAGCATGCCTTTGAGAGCAGTCAGAAGTACAAGGAGGGAAAGTTTATCATTGAGCTGGCCCACATGATAAAGGACAACGGTTGGGACTGA